A stretch of Candidatus Binatia bacterium DNA encodes these proteins:
- a CDS encoding CaiB/BaiF CoA-transferase family protein, which translates to MADGSGAGAPLAGVRVIESALLGPGGVAMHLADLGAEVIKVEPPGGDYVRKMAFPIVDGISILHWHLNRGKQSLTLDLRKPEGVDVYLDLVRGADAVVEGMRPGALERRGLGWDRLRETNPALVYCAISGYGLTGPYRDMPSHGIAYDAWAGVARPGTREDGLPEIPAYTTIGIHAGPLFAAFGIVSAILRARATGEGSRFEVAQSDAAAAFNWNGIEGNKAYERPAAEVTGNDGDGRGPRRPLGENSMKDAVRYQYYPSKDGTVLFMASEREFWKNFAHGVGKPELYARRPGAKFGDHARGDLELRRELAAIFETRTTREWVEFGREFNTPIAPVNDTTSIAQDPQFQHRLGFDGHAERGTDLMPTPLKFPDETLPVLAKAAVEPGRDNERVLRDVLGYDDEKVEALEKAGVLGTLRPVS; encoded by the coding sequence ATGGCGGACGGAAGCGGTGCAGGGGCTCCCCTCGCGGGCGTGCGGGTGATCGAGAGTGCGTTGCTCGGTCCCGGCGGCGTCGCGATGCATCTCGCGGACTTGGGCGCGGAGGTGATCAAGGTCGAGCCGCCTGGCGGGGACTACGTGCGAAAGATGGCGTTTCCGATCGTGGACGGAATCTCGATCCTTCATTGGCACCTCAATCGCGGGAAGCAGAGCCTCACGCTAGATCTGCGCAAGCCCGAGGGTGTGGACGTGTATCTCGACCTCGTGCGCGGGGCGGACGCCGTCGTTGAAGGCATGCGCCCCGGTGCGCTGGAGCGTCGCGGCCTCGGCTGGGACCGGCTTCGTGAAACGAATCCGGCGCTCGTCTACTGCGCGATCAGCGGATACGGTCTCACCGGTCCTTACCGCGACATGCCGAGCCACGGGATCGCGTACGACGCGTGGGCGGGCGTCGCACGGCCCGGGACGCGCGAAGACGGCCTGCCGGAGATCCCGGCCTATACGACGATCGGGATCCACGCCGGACCGTTGTTCGCGGCGTTCGGGATCGTCTCTGCAATCCTGCGCGCGCGTGCAACGGGTGAGGGCAGTCGGTTCGAGGTGGCGCAGAGCGATGCGGCTGCGGCTTTCAACTGGAACGGCATCGAGGGCAACAAGGCCTACGAGCGACCCGCGGCCGAAGTCACGGGCAACGACGGAGACGGGCGGGGGCCGCGCCGACCGCTGGGTGAGAACAGCATGAAGGATGCCGTTCGGTATCAGTACTATCCGTCCAAGGACGGTACGGTGCTGTTCATGGCCTCCGAGCGCGAGTTCTGGAAGAACTTCGCGCACGGCGTCGGCAAGCCGGAGCTCTACGCGCGGCGACCGGGTGCGAAGTTCGGCGACCACGCGCGGGGCGACCTCGAGCTTCGACGGGAGCTCGCCGCGATCTTCGAGACTCGCACGACCCGGGAATGGGTCGAGTTTGGGCGCGAGTTCAACACCCCGATTGCGCCGGTGAACGACACCACGTCGATCGCGCAGGATCCGCAATTCCAGCACCGGCTCGGGTTCGATGGCCACGCGGAGCGCGGGACGGATCTCATGCCGACCCCTCTGAAGTTCCCGGACGAGACGCTCCCAGTTCTGGCCAA